One genomic region from Ralstonia pseudosolanacearum encodes:
- a CDS encoding APC family permease, translated as MEKHVQRNLGAWPLMLTGLGSIIGSGWLFGAGHAAKVAGPAAIFTWVIGAVVILAIALTYAELGAMFPESGGMVRYARYSHGSLVGFVAAWANWIAIVTVIPIEAEASIQYMSSWPWPWAQGLFQHGELTPVGLALSAVLVIIYFLLNYWGVKVFAKANTTITVFKFVIPGLTAVALIGAGFHPSNFGGTDAASFAPYGWSSVLTAIATCGIVFSFNGFQSPINLAGEARNPGRNVPLAVIGSIVLAAIIYVALQIAFLGAVPAESLVKGWHGIDFHSPFAQLAIALNLNWLAIVLYLDAFVSPSGTGSTYMATTTRMIYAMERNNTMPAIFGRVHPIFGVSRSAMWFNLAVSFIFLLFFRGWGALAAVISVATVISYLTGPISVMSLRKSSPGLHRPLRLPGLSLVAPFAFVCASLILYWARWPLTGEIIVLMLVALPVYFYYQAKAGWPDFKRELKGAWWMIGYLPTIATLSYIGSKEFGGLGLIPYGWDMVIVSAVSLSFYHWGVASGWHTRYLDEVEYVHEDAPAPAGQQVPGGVPQGV; from the coding sequence TTGGAAAAACACGTACAACGCAACCTCGGCGCTTGGCCCCTGATGCTCACGGGCCTGGGCTCGATCATCGGTTCCGGCTGGCTGTTCGGCGCCGGCCACGCGGCAAAGGTGGCAGGCCCTGCCGCCATCTTTACCTGGGTCATCGGCGCCGTCGTCATCCTGGCCATCGCGCTGACCTACGCGGAGCTGGGCGCCATGTTCCCGGAATCGGGCGGCATGGTGCGCTACGCACGCTATTCGCACGGCTCGCTGGTGGGCTTCGTGGCCGCCTGGGCCAACTGGATCGCCATCGTCACCGTCATTCCCATCGAGGCCGAGGCCTCGATCCAGTACATGAGCTCGTGGCCATGGCCCTGGGCGCAGGGTCTGTTCCAGCACGGCGAGCTGACGCCGGTGGGGCTGGCGCTCTCCGCCGTGCTGGTGATCATCTATTTCCTGCTCAACTACTGGGGCGTCAAGGTGTTTGCCAAGGCCAACACCACGATCACCGTCTTCAAGTTCGTCATTCCCGGGCTGACCGCCGTGGCGCTGATCGGCGCCGGCTTCCATCCGTCGAACTTCGGCGGCACGGACGCCGCGAGCTTCGCGCCGTACGGCTGGTCGTCGGTACTGACCGCGATCGCCACCTGCGGCATCGTGTTCAGCTTCAACGGCTTCCAGAGCCCGATCAACCTGGCCGGCGAGGCGCGTAACCCCGGCCGCAACGTGCCGCTGGCGGTGATCGGCTCGATCGTGCTGGCCGCCATCATCTACGTGGCGCTGCAGATCGCCTTCCTGGGCGCGGTGCCCGCGGAATCGCTGGTCAAGGGCTGGCACGGCATCGACTTCCACTCGCCGTTCGCCCAGCTGGCCATCGCGCTGAACCTGAACTGGCTGGCCATCGTGCTGTACCTCGACGCCTTCGTGAGCCCGTCGGGCACCGGCAGCACCTATATGGCGACCACCACGCGCATGATCTACGCGATGGAGCGCAACAACACCATGCCGGCCATCTTCGGCCGCGTGCACCCGATCTTCGGCGTGTCGCGCTCGGCCATGTGGTTCAACCTGGCGGTGTCGTTCATCTTCCTGCTCTTCTTCCGCGGCTGGGGCGCGCTGGCGGCGGTCATCTCGGTGGCCACCGTGATCTCGTACCTGACCGGCCCGATCAGCGTGATGTCGCTGCGCAAGAGCTCGCCGGGGCTGCATCGTCCGCTGCGCCTGCCGGGCCTGTCGCTGGTCGCACCGTTCGCCTTCGTCTGCGCCTCGCTGATCCTGTACTGGGCCCGGTGGCCGCTGACGGGCGAGATCATCGTGCTGATGCTGGTCGCCCTGCCGGTGTACTTCTACTACCAGGCCAAGGCCGGCTGGCCCGACTTCAAGCGCGAGCTCAAGGGCGCCTGGTGGATGATCGGCTACCTGCCCACCATTGCCACGCTGTCGTACATCGGCAGCAAGGAATTCGGCGGCCTGGGCCTGATCCCCTACGGCTGGGACATGGTCATCGTGTCGGCGGTCTCGCTGTCCTTCTACCACTGGGGCGTGGCCAGCGGCTGGCACACGCGCTACCTGGATGAAGTCGAGTACGTGCACGAAGACGCCCCCGCGCCTGCCGGCCAACAGGTGCCGGGCGGGGTACCGCAAGGGGTCTGA